Proteins encoded together in one Microbacterium sp. ABRD28 window:
- the glpX gene encoding class II fructose-bisphosphatase yields the protein MVSITGDMSPLHPDRNLALELVRATEAAAIRAVPFIGRGMKEAADGAAVDAMRAFLTTVNFDGTIVIGEGEKDDAPMLFNGERVGNGRGPQCDIAVDPIDGTSLTAAGRNNALSVIAVSDRGSMLDASAVFYMDKLVTGPAGVGVVDIRLPIGENIRRLATALGKPVDEIVVSVLNRPRHEQLIADIREAGAGTRLMSDGDVAGGINAARHNARTDMCVGIGGSPEGIVTACAIKALGGHIQGVLWPRDDDEKQKGIDAGLLLDDHVYEADDLVKGSNTIFVATGVTDGQLVDGVRREGDHVYTESVVLRGASGTLRRITSEHLTSKWL from the coding sequence ATGGTGAGCATCACCGGCGATATGAGCCCCCTGCACCCCGACCGCAACCTCGCGCTGGAGTTGGTGAGGGCCACCGAGGCAGCGGCCATCCGCGCCGTGCCCTTCATCGGCCGCGGGATGAAGGAAGCCGCCGACGGCGCCGCCGTCGACGCCATGCGCGCCTTCCTCACGACGGTGAACTTCGACGGCACGATCGTGATCGGCGAGGGCGAGAAGGATGACGCGCCGATGCTGTTCAACGGTGAGCGCGTCGGCAACGGCCGCGGCCCCCAGTGCGACATCGCCGTCGATCCGATCGACGGCACGTCGCTCACCGCCGCAGGTCGCAACAACGCCCTCTCGGTGATCGCGGTGTCCGACCGCGGATCGATGCTCGACGCCTCGGCGGTGTTCTACATGGACAAGCTCGTCACCGGCCCCGCCGGTGTCGGCGTGGTCGACATCCGTCTCCCCATCGGTGAGAACATCCGCCGACTGGCCACGGCGCTCGGCAAACCCGTCGACGAGATCGTCGTGTCGGTGCTGAACCGCCCCCGGCACGAGCAGCTGATCGCCGACATCCGCGAGGCCGGGGCCGGCACCCGTCTGATGAGCGACGGGGATGTCGCCGGTGGGATCAACGCGGCGCGTCATAACGCCCGCACCGACATGTGCGTGGGAATCGGAGGCAGTCCCGAGGGCATCGTGACCGCGTGCGCGATCAAGGCCCTGGGCGGCCACATCCAGGGTGTGCTGTGGCCCCGCGACGACGACGAGAAGCAGAAGGGCATCGACGCCGGACTGCTTCTGGACGATCACGTCTATGAGGCGGACGACCTGGTGAAGGGCAGCAACACCATCTTCGTCGCCACCGGTGTCACCGACGGTCAGCTCGTCGACGGCGTGCGCCGCGAAGGAGACCACGTCTACACGGAGAGCGTCGTGCTCCGCGGGGCCTCGGGGACGCTTCGCCGCATCACCTCGGAGCACCTGACCTCGAAGTGGCTGTAA
- the fbaA gene encoding class II fructose-bisphosphate aldolase produces MPVATPDQYADMLDRAKAGGFAYPAINVSSSQTINAVLQGLTEAGSDGIIQVTTGGADYFAGHTVKARAAGALAFARFATEVAKNYPITVALHTDHCPKEALPNFVLPLIEASEEEVKAGRNPLFQSHMWDGSAVPLDENIDIAKDLLPRLKNINAILEIEVGVVGGEEDGVAHEGSNEALYTTVGDVTRAVEALGLGENGRYISALTFGNVHGVYKPGNVKLRPELLGEIQEGIASRFGTGPKPLDLVFHGGSGSSDEEIALAVANGVVKMNIDTDTQYAFTRSVAGYMLSNYDGVLKIDGEVGNKKQYDPRAWGKIAESAMAARVVEATHQLGSAGKSLGV; encoded by the coding sequence ATGCCCGTTGCCACCCCGGATCAGTACGCCGACATGCTCGACCGCGCCAAGGCCGGCGGGTTCGCGTACCCGGCGATCAACGTGTCGAGTTCGCAGACGATCAACGCCGTGCTCCAGGGACTGACCGAGGCCGGCTCGGACGGGATCATCCAGGTCACCACCGGCGGCGCGGACTACTTCGCCGGTCACACCGTCAAGGCTCGCGCGGCCGGCGCCCTCGCCTTCGCCAGGTTCGCCACCGAGGTCGCCAAGAACTACCCCATCACCGTCGCCCTGCACACCGACCACTGCCCCAAGGAAGCGCTGCCGAACTTCGTGCTGCCGCTCATCGAGGCATCGGAAGAAGAGGTCAAGGCGGGCCGGAACCCCCTCTTCCAGTCGCACATGTGGGACGGGTCGGCCGTGCCGCTGGATGAGAACATCGACATCGCGAAGGACCTTCTGCCGCGCCTGAAGAACATCAACGCGATCCTCGAGATCGAGGTCGGCGTCGTCGGCGGCGAGGAGGACGGTGTCGCACACGAGGGATCCAACGAGGCGCTGTACACGACCGTCGGCGATGTGACCAGGGCCGTCGAGGCACTCGGGCTCGGAGAGAACGGCCGTTACATCTCCGCGCTCACCTTCGGCAACGTCCACGGCGTGTACAAGCCCGGAAACGTCAAGCTCCGCCCCGAGCTTCTCGGTGAGATCCAGGAGGGCATCGCCTCGCGCTTCGGCACCGGCCCGAAGCCCCTCGATCTGGTCTTCCACGGTGGCAGCGGTTCCAGCGACGAGGAGATCGCCCTGGCCGTGGCCAACGGCGTGGTGAAGATGAACATCGACACCGACACGCAGTACGCGTTCACCCGTTCGGTCGCGGGCTACATGCTCTCCAACTACGACGGCGTCCTCAAGATCGACGGCGAGGTCGGCAACAAGAAGCAGTACGACCCGCGGGCCTGGGGCAAGATCGCCGAGTCGGCGATGGCCGCGCGCGTCGTCGAGGCGACCCACCAGTTGGGCTCGGCCGGCAAGTCCCTCGGCGTCTGA
- a CDS encoding UDP-N-acetylmuramyl pentapeptide phosphotransferase, producing MSVQSVGPQTGAQAVIADAVDPARRPDVLFRVRRDEDHQLSPWWMIGAFAGVSVAVITLLSFVPGGA from the coding sequence ATGTCGGTACAGTCCGTGGGTCCGCAGACGGGAGCGCAGGCGGTCATCGCCGACGCCGTCGACCCCGCCCGCCGCCCCGATGTGTTGTTCCGGGTGCGCCGGGATGAAGACCATCAGCTCTCTCCGTGGTGGATGATCGGCGCTTTCGCCGGAGTGTCCGTCGCCGTCATCACCCTGCTGAGCTTCGTCCCCGGCGGGGCCTGA
- a CDS encoding MOSC domain-containing protein has protein sequence MPRLLAVCAVHQLRPDAGSNGVTAIDKRPVEGAAAVGRYGVRGDVQANRTHHGGLDKALYAYAQEDADFWALQLDRDLPPGWFGENLRVDGIDVNAARVGEVWRIGGRLELEVTMPRTPCATFARWVGGSQARGWVKRFSDEGRLGAYLRVRKTGSVTAGDLVEVVERPEGAPTVLEIYRGV, from the coding sequence ATGCCTCGCCTCCTCGCCGTCTGCGCGGTCCACCAGCTTCGTCCCGACGCCGGAAGCAACGGGGTGACCGCCATCGACAAGCGCCCTGTCGAGGGCGCGGCGGCCGTCGGCCGCTACGGCGTGCGGGGCGACGTCCAGGCCAATCGCACGCACCACGGCGGACTGGACAAGGCGCTCTACGCGTACGCGCAGGAGGACGCCGACTTCTGGGCGCTCCAGCTCGATCGCGATCTTCCGCCGGGATGGTTCGGCGAGAACCTCCGGGTGGACGGAATCGACGTCAACGCCGCCCGCGTCGGCGAGGTCTGGCGCATCGGGGGTCGTCTGGAGCTCGAGGTGACGATGCCCCGCACGCCGTGCGCCACCTTCGCTCGCTGGGTCGGGGGCAGCCAGGCGCGCGGCTGGGTGAAGCGCTTCTCCGACGAGGGCCGGTTGGGTGCTTACCTGCGCGTTCGCAAGACCGGCTCCGTCACCGCGGGAGACCTCGTCGAGGTGGTGGAGCGCCCCGAGGGGGCGCCCACCGTGCTCGAGATCTACCGCGGCGTCTGA
- a CDS encoding DUF6264 family protein has protein sequence MTDGSDPRPRPQYGEYATPEEQRARIQQPDVTVALETGAAPAAAASPAPESTSTPTRDAAPDVIASRRRFFDRVLTIALLIYAVFSVATAIPALVDYNGYVQTLFEFMGVTEAPDPTFDGRAWGVAASLVLGVGLLLTAAVSWIMLQRGKITFWVPVVGGVVFNLISGALLMVPLLSDPALMGALLSR, from the coding sequence GTGACCGACGGGTCCGATCCTCGGCCGCGGCCGCAGTACGGCGAGTACGCCACCCCGGAGGAGCAGCGGGCGAGGATCCAGCAGCCCGACGTCACCGTCGCGTTGGAGACGGGAGCGGCACCGGCTGCGGCGGCATCACCTGCACCGGAGTCGACGTCGACTCCGACGAGGGATGCCGCACCAGACGTCATCGCCTCGCGTCGCCGGTTCTTCGACCGCGTTCTCACCATCGCCCTGCTGATCTACGCGGTCTTCTCCGTCGCGACGGCCATCCCGGCTCTGGTGGACTACAACGGCTACGTCCAGACGCTCTTCGAGTTCATGGGCGTGACCGAGGCCCCCGATCCGACCTTCGACGGCCGTGCGTGGGGTGTGGCGGCGTCGCTGGTGCTGGGCGTCGGTCTTCTGCTGACCGCCGCGGTGTCGTGGATCATGCTCCAGCGGGGGAAGATCACGTTCTGGGTGCCGGTCGTGGGTGGCGTGGTGTTCAACCTCATCTCGGGTGCCCTGCTGATGGTGCCGCTCCTGAGCGATCCTGCGCTCATGGGGGCTCTGCTGTCGCGGTGA
- a CDS encoding 4-hydroxy-3-methylbut-2-enyl diphosphate reductase: MSTPTVSLPVPRIPGRRGRLQDIPVSGPKKVLLAAPRGYCAGVDRAVIAVEKALERYGAPVYVRKQIVHNIHVVTELEQKGAIFVEEVDEVPEGAHVVFSAHGVSPAVVSAAADRGLQAIDATCPLVTKVHREAVRFARDDFEILLVGHEGHEEVEGTAGEAPDHVTVVNSPDEADLVEVRDPSKVVWLSQTTLSVDETMETVRRLRTRFPQLQDPPSDDICYATQNRQVAIKKVAKDADLVIVVGSANSSNSVRLVEVALEYGAKAAYRVDYVDEVKQEWLDGVQTVGVTSGASVPEVLVQEVLAELSGAGYRDVEEVRTAEEDLMFSLPKELRTDPAGRRDERALGGRGRA, translated from the coding sequence ATGAGCACTCCGACCGTGAGCCTTCCCGTTCCCCGCATACCGGGGCGCCGCGGGCGGCTCCAGGATATCCCGGTGTCCGGACCCAAGAAGGTGCTCCTCGCCGCTCCGCGCGGCTACTGCGCCGGCGTCGACCGGGCGGTGATCGCGGTCGAGAAGGCGCTCGAGCGTTACGGGGCGCCGGTGTACGTGCGCAAGCAGATCGTGCACAACATCCACGTCGTGACCGAGCTCGAGCAGAAGGGCGCGATCTTCGTCGAAGAGGTCGACGAGGTCCCCGAGGGGGCGCACGTGGTCTTCAGCGCCCATGGAGTGTCGCCGGCCGTGGTGTCCGCCGCCGCCGACCGGGGACTGCAGGCCATCGATGCGACGTGCCCGCTGGTGACGAAGGTGCACCGCGAGGCCGTGCGGTTCGCCCGCGATGATTTCGAGATCCTGCTCGTCGGCCACGAGGGTCACGAAGAGGTCGAGGGCACGGCCGGAGAGGCGCCCGACCACGTGACCGTCGTGAACTCTCCCGATGAAGCGGATCTGGTCGAGGTGCGGGACCCCTCGAAGGTCGTGTGGCTCTCGCAGACGACGCTGTCGGTCGACGAGACGATGGAGACCGTCCGGCGTCTGCGCACGCGGTTCCCGCAGCTGCAGGACCCGCCGTCGGACGACATCTGCTACGCCACGCAGAACCGCCAGGTCGCCATCAAGAAGGTCGCCAAGGACGCCGACCTCGTGATCGTGGTCGGCTCGGCGAACTCGTCCAACAGCGTCCGCCTCGTCGAGGTCGCTCTCGAGTACGGCGCGAAAGCGGCCTACCGGGTCGACTACGTCGACGAGGTCAAGCAGGAGTGGCTGGACGGGGTGCAGACCGTGGGTGTCACCAGCGGGGCCTCGGTCCCCGAGGTGCTCGTCCAGGAGGTGCTCGCCGAGCTCTCGGGGGCCGGGTACCGCGACGTCGAAGAGGTGCGGACCGCTGAGGAGGATCTGATGTTCTCCCTCCCCAAGGAGCTGCGAACCGACCCCGCGGGTCGTCGTGACGAGCGCGCCCTGGGCGGCCGGGGTCGCGCGTGA
- the xseA gene encoding exodeoxyribonuclease VII large subunit yields the protein MTTFQPAAVPGEAPPPDSVHPRDSRSETPTSVSRLNDTIRGFIERWGSVWVEGEVTSWNVRGGNVFGRMKDLATDSTVSFRVWSSTLQRLPRDLKVGDHVVACVKADYFVRTGDFTFAVSAMRHVGLGDQLERLERLRRKLRAEGLFDPSRKKPLPFLPRTIGLITGERSDAEKDVHRNAELRWPQVVFRTAYAAVQGDRCVPETIGALKALDADPEVDVIIIARGGGDPQTLLGFSDERLLRAVAEAQTPVVSAIGHENDHPLLDDVADVRASTPTDAAKRVVPDVAEQRALIGQLRSRMTSRLTQRVSHDIAQLEQLRSRPVLRAPEQLVDARAQQVWLATVRGRDVVDRAVHAAERATAELRASLRALSPASTLARGYAIAQGEDGHVVRDATAAPAGTKLVITVERGIIAARSEGVSDVTVAGEGARDGRGGAELE from the coding sequence ATGACGACTTTCCAGCCCGCCGCGGTCCCCGGCGAGGCGCCGCCCCCCGACTCGGTCCACCCCCGCGATTCCCGGTCGGAGACCCCGACCTCGGTGTCCCGGCTGAACGACACGATCCGGGGGTTCATCGAGCGCTGGGGATCGGTGTGGGTCGAGGGTGAGGTCACGTCGTGGAACGTCCGCGGGGGCAACGTCTTCGGTCGTATGAAAGACCTCGCGACCGACTCGACGGTGTCCTTCCGCGTCTGGTCCTCGACGCTGCAGCGCCTCCCCCGCGATCTCAAGGTCGGCGACCACGTCGTCGCCTGCGTCAAGGCGGACTACTTCGTCCGCACCGGCGATTTCACCTTCGCGGTCTCGGCCATGCGCCACGTGGGCCTGGGCGATCAGCTGGAGAGACTCGAGAGGCTGCGCCGGAAACTGCGCGCTGAAGGACTGTTCGATCCCTCGCGGAAGAAGCCGCTGCCGTTCCTGCCGCGCACCATCGGCCTCATCACCGGGGAGCGATCCGACGCTGAGAAGGACGTCCACCGCAACGCGGAGCTGCGTTGGCCGCAGGTGGTCTTCCGCACCGCCTATGCCGCCGTGCAGGGCGATCGCTGCGTGCCGGAGACGATCGGAGCATTGAAGGCACTCGATGCCGACCCCGAGGTCGACGTCATCATCATCGCCCGGGGCGGGGGCGATCCCCAGACGTTGCTGGGCTTCAGCGACGAGCGCCTGCTCCGGGCCGTCGCCGAGGCGCAGACCCCGGTGGTCAGCGCCATCGGCCACGAGAACGATCACCCGCTCCTCGACGACGTCGCCGACGTGCGCGCCTCCACCCCCACCGACGCCGCCAAGCGTGTGGTGCCGGATGTCGCGGAGCAGCGGGCGCTCATCGGCCAGCTGAGATCGCGGATGACCTCGCGCCTGACCCAGCGCGTGTCGCACGACATCGCCCAGCTGGAGCAGCTGCGCTCACGTCCGGTGCTGAGGGCCCCCGAGCAGCTGGTGGACGCCAGAGCACAGCAGGTCTGGCTGGCCACCGTGCGCGGTCGTGACGTCGTCGACCGGGCTGTGCACGCCGCCGAGCGCGCCACCGCGGAACTGCGCGCCTCGCTGCGCGCGCTCTCCCCCGCCTCCACGCTGGCCCGCGGGTACGCGATCGCGCAGGGCGAGGACGGTCACGTCGTCCGCGACGCGACCGCCGCACCGGCCGGCACCAAACTCGTCATCACGGTGGAGCGGGGAATCATCGCCGCACGGTCGGAGGGCGTCTCCGATGTCACCGTCGCCGGCGAGGGAGCGCGGGATGGGCGTGGCGGAGCCGAACTAGAATGA
- a CDS encoding SUMF1/EgtB/PvdO family nonheme iron enzyme produces the protein MTEFTLAAIPGGTVVLHDARRKTRRSVELSPFEIGVYPVTEEQVAQMLEGGRHSRRPASEVSWLRAIRFCNAASEWEGLDPAYTYDGEQVTWHVDADGYRLPTEAEWEFACRAGSSGPHYGPLADVAWTSADGVEGPQPVGGKHPNLFGLFDTLGNVWEWCWDYLDPARYADYRVFRGGGYADDAWSVRASTRRGGPPRSSHDDVGFRIARGGFDADGEAQGWSAEADLRRADVDGPVPFGWTPLR, from the coding sequence GTGACCGAGTTCACCCTCGCCGCCATCCCCGGTGGGACCGTGGTGCTGCACGATGCGCGCCGGAAGACACGCCGGAGCGTCGAGCTTTCGCCGTTCGAGATCGGCGTGTACCCCGTCACCGAGGAGCAGGTGGCCCAGATGCTCGAAGGCGGGCGTCATTCCCGCCGACCTGCGTCCGAGGTCAGTTGGCTCCGCGCGATCCGCTTCTGCAACGCCGCATCGGAGTGGGAGGGCCTGGATCCTGCGTACACCTACGACGGTGAGCAGGTCACGTGGCATGTCGACGCCGACGGGTATCGGCTTCCCACGGAGGCGGAATGGGAGTTCGCCTGCCGAGCAGGCTCGAGCGGCCCCCACTACGGGCCGCTCGCCGATGTCGCCTGGACGAGCGCCGATGGCGTCGAGGGTCCCCAGCCCGTCGGCGGCAAGCATCCGAATCTGTTCGGGCTGTTCGACACGCTCGGGAACGTCTGGGAGTGGTGCTGGGACTATCTCGACCCGGCCCGCTACGCCGACTACCGCGTCTTCCGAGGTGGAGGATACGCGGACGACGCGTGGAGCGTGCGAGCCTCCACCCGCCGTGGCGGACCACCGAGGTCGTCGCACGACGACGTCGGGTTCCGCATCGCCCGCGGCGGTTTCGACGCCGATGGTGAAGCTCAGGGATGGTCGGCCGAGGCCGATCTCCGGCGGGCGGACGTCGATGGTCCCGTGCCTTTCGGCTGGACGCCACTGCGCTGA
- a CDS encoding exodeoxyribonuclease VII small subunit, translating to MTGASEDVADIQAMTFEQARDELVRVVAELEQGTPTLEHSLALWERGEALAARCEEWLRGAKRRLDAARSAVTAGQGD from the coding sequence ATGACCGGGGCGAGCGAGGACGTGGCCGACATCCAGGCGATGACGTTCGAACAGGCTCGCGATGAGCTCGTCCGCGTGGTCGCCGAACTCGAGCAGGGCACGCCGACCCTCGAGCACTCCCTCGCCCTGTGGGAGCGGGGCGAGGCACTCGCTGCGCGTTGCGAGGAGTGGCTGCGGGGAGCCAAGCGGCGTCTCGACGCCGCCCGCTCGGCCGTCACCGCCGGGCAGGGGGACTGA